The Ferviditalea candida genome has a window encoding:
- a CDS encoding murein hydrolase activator EnvC family protein: MKKLILPLLASIILFSSVFFPYQGHAESSLDEINRQLRELEKQKENAAWQRTLTERKINQVIRDKKQAKEEFNSLLLSMDRVSAELNQYQQEIDKTTDEVLQAGKDLQDAEGRVASRDQLIRAKLRLMYSNGMVQYIDVLLSSTDFSDFLDRLDSLTAIIGQDKSILEANKRDRDMIARTKNKIEQDLGQLKNLYAKLEEKQQSLLVQEEKKKVLVASLDQTQKELEEASEEQEKALIALASKVAQLNKEKNKLQMKQFSGGKLAWPLPEIFRISSGFGYRVDPITGKRGAFHNGTDIAAPGGTDVLAAADGVVLVAQWWGGFGNCVIIDHGNGMWTLYGHMLNNSIRVKKDQVVKKGQLIGNVGSTGRSTGNHLHFGVYLDEKPVDPMNYLK, translated from the coding sequence TTGAAGAAACTGATACTGCCCCTTTTGGCATCCATCATCTTGTTCTCTTCCGTGTTTTTTCCTTATCAAGGACATGCTGAGTCCAGTTTGGATGAAATCAACCGGCAGCTTCGCGAATTGGAAAAGCAAAAGGAAAATGCCGCATGGCAGAGAACGCTGACCGAGCGCAAAATCAATCAGGTCATTAGAGACAAGAAGCAGGCGAAGGAAGAATTCAACAGCCTTCTTCTGAGTATGGATCGGGTGTCCGCAGAGTTGAACCAGTACCAGCAGGAGATCGATAAGACGACCGATGAGGTGCTGCAGGCGGGCAAGGATCTGCAGGATGCTGAGGGCCGGGTAGCCTCGCGCGATCAATTGATCCGAGCCAAGCTGCGTTTGATGTATTCAAACGGCATGGTCCAATATATTGATGTGTTATTGAGCTCCACCGATTTTTCCGATTTTCTCGATCGGCTGGATTCGTTGACCGCGATCATCGGTCAGGATAAGAGCATTTTGGAAGCGAACAAACGCGACCGCGATATGATTGCCCGGACCAAGAACAAGATCGAGCAGGATTTGGGGCAGTTGAAGAATCTGTACGCGAAGCTCGAAGAGAAGCAGCAGAGTCTGCTCGTTCAAGAGGAAAAGAAAAAAGTGCTTGTAGCCAGCCTCGATCAAACGCAAAAGGAATTGGAGGAAGCCTCCGAGGAGCAGGAGAAAGCGCTGATCGCCTTGGCGTCCAAGGTAGCCCAACTCAACAAAGAGAAAAACAAGCTGCAAATGAAGCAGTTCAGCGGCGGCAAATTGGCATGGCCGCTTCCTGAGATATTCCGGATTTCATCGGGCTTCGGTTATCGGGTTGATCCGATAACCGGGAAAAGAGGCGCTTTTCATAATGGGACGGATATCGCGGCTCCCGGGGGAACCGATGTGCTGGCCGCTGCCGACGGGGTCGTTCTTGTGGCCCAGTGGTGGGGCGGTTTCGGCAACTGCGTCATCATTGATCACGGCAACGGGATGTGGACGCTGTACGGCCATATGCTCAACAATTCCATTCGCGTGAAGAAGGATCAGGTGGTCAAAAAGGGACAGCTGATCGGCAATGTCGGCTCCACCGGAAGATCGACTGGGAACCATTTGCATTTTGGAGTATACTTGGATGAAAAGCCTGTTGATCCGATGAATTATTTGAAATAA
- a CDS encoding S41 family peptidase, with protein sequence MLFKGRTVLALVLAALFAGSIMTLTFIGTGFSFPPVLTKDHPIQASPGNSAAPGAGAENSAKETDGLSKADIQKINTTYQLIEHKFISPMGKDKIVDGAIRGMLESLNDPFSTYMDKEEAGKYNESVDAYFTGIGAEVTMEGGRVTVMSPIKDSPAEKAGIHAKDMILSVNGAKLEGLSLTEAVMKIRGPKGTQAKLEILRPGMKEPIQIIVVRDEISIETVSSEMLDQQIGKIQISQFSSNTADRFKQELAALESKGLKGLIIDVRNNPGGYLYGVLNLLESLVPNGKTLVQVEYRDQEKTQTVSKGSGKAYPIVVLVNEGSASASEIMAAALKESAGATLVGEKTYGKGTVQTTYEKELGDGSNIKMTIAKWLTPSGNWIHKKGIEPDIKVQQPAYFKTAPLNRDVEMKYDAAGDPIRNLQMMLTGLGLNPGRTDGYFSEKTAQAVKVFQRQHGLPVTGAVNAKTADLLEDSIIKTIRDPKNDLQLQEAIKVLKQKIGAR encoded by the coding sequence ATGTTATTCAAAGGCCGAACGGTATTGGCGCTTGTTTTAGCCGCGTTATTTGCCGGCAGTATCATGACGCTGACCTTCATCGGAACGGGATTCAGCTTTCCACCGGTGCTGACGAAGGATCATCCGATCCAGGCGAGTCCCGGGAATTCGGCGGCTCCGGGCGCCGGTGCCGAAAATTCCGCGAAAGAAACGGATGGTCTGAGCAAAGCTGACATTCAAAAAATCAACACAACTTACCAGTTGATTGAGCATAAATTCATCTCCCCGATGGGCAAGGACAAAATTGTGGACGGAGCCATTCGCGGCATGCTGGAGTCCTTGAACGATCCGTTCTCTACCTATATGGATAAAGAGGAAGCGGGCAAATACAATGAAAGCGTGGACGCCTACTTCACCGGAATCGGCGCGGAAGTCACGATGGAAGGCGGACGGGTGACCGTGATGTCTCCAATTAAGGATTCCCCGGCCGAAAAAGCGGGTATTCATGCGAAGGATATGATCCTGTCGGTGAACGGCGCGAAGCTGGAGGGCTTGAGCCTGACCGAAGCCGTAATGAAAATCAGGGGACCGAAGGGCACTCAGGCCAAGCTGGAGATATTGCGTCCGGGGATGAAAGAACCGATTCAGATTATTGTGGTCCGGGACGAAATCAGCATCGAGACCGTCAGTTCCGAAATGCTGGACCAGCAGATCGGCAAAATCCAAATCAGCCAATTCTCAAGCAATACGGCGGACCGTTTCAAGCAGGAACTGGCCGCCTTGGAGTCCAAGGGCCTGAAAGGATTGATTATCGATGTGCGCAACAATCCCGGCGGATATTTGTACGGGGTGTTGAATCTTTTGGAATCCCTTGTGCCGAACGGCAAAACTTTGGTTCAGGTGGAGTACCGGGATCAGGAAAAGACACAAACGGTGTCCAAGGGAAGCGGCAAAGCCTATCCCATTGTGGTTTTAGTGAATGAGGGAAGCGCCAGCGCATCGGAGATTATGGCCGCCGCCTTGAAGGAATCTGCGGGAGCGACGCTGGTCGGTGAGAAAACGTACGGCAAAGGGACGGTCCAAACGACCTATGAAAAGGAACTCGGTGACGGCAGCAATATCAAAATGACCATCGCCAAATGGCTGACGCCTTCCGGAAACTGGATTCATAAGAAGGGGATCGAGCCCGATATCAAAGTCCAGCAGCCGGCATATTTTAAAACAGCTCCGTTGAACAGGGATGTTGAAATGAAGTACGACGCTGCAGGCGACCCGATCCGGAATCTGCAGATGATGCTGACCGGGCTGGGCTTGAATCCGGGAAGAACAGACGGGTACTTCAGCGAAAAAACAGCGCAGGCGGTCAAGGTGTTTCAACGTCAGCACGGGCTTCCGGTAACAGGCGCAGTCAACGCGAAAACCGCCGACCTTTTGGAAGACAGCATCATCAAAACGATCAGGGATCCCAAAAACGATCTGCAGCTGCAGGAAGCGATCAAAGTATTGAAGCAAAAAATCGGGGCACGCTAA
- a CDS encoding PDZ domain-containing protein yields MEVNLQGESARVARSTGMDLNEISSKLLNAFIQLATQPFYYIGIAIVILQYRRQLRLERKLFHTKIHSSLGRALRTLLWGWAAGLAASILMAFIGVSISFDIVVILWVITFLLIFIRIRYLRLAYSAGLLGIAHSILMLLPDVHPAGFIGRLADAVREAHIPSLLLLVGFLQLIEALFIRYDGFQSAVPLFFEGKRGKIVGGYQMYRFWPVPLFLLVPAQTHQSMLLSSPIAGGDLWSAGWTLIALPAMIGFAEYTLTRLPREKALRSSKLLLIYGIAMLLSALLSDFWPPATILASIAVILLHELHAGISRRREHRSAPQFVHDERGLKVLAVIPGGPAERMGILPGEIIHKVNGIKVGAKEQLHKALQANPAFCRMEIINHENQSKFVSGAIFAGDHHQLGIVLCPDEQAGYYVSLRKISLISLIRMGTRESAGKMSGGVSS; encoded by the coding sequence GTGGAAGTGAATTTACAAGGTGAATCCGCACGGGTAGCAAGGAGCACGGGAATGGACCTGAACGAAATTTCCTCGAAGCTGCTGAATGCGTTCATTCAGTTGGCAACTCAGCCCTTTTATTATATTGGCATTGCCATTGTCATTTTGCAGTACCGCCGTCAGCTTCGTTTGGAGCGGAAGCTTTTCCATACCAAAATTCACAGCAGTTTGGGTCGCGCGCTGCGGACGCTATTATGGGGATGGGCGGCAGGCTTGGCCGCATCGATCCTGATGGCGTTTATCGGCGTGTCGATTTCCTTTGATATCGTGGTCATCCTGTGGGTTATCACCTTTCTTCTGATATTTATCCGTATCCGCTATTTGCGTCTGGCGTATTCCGCCGGCCTTCTCGGTATTGCGCACTCCATCCTGATGCTGCTTCCGGACGTCCATCCCGCCGGTTTTATCGGCCGGCTGGCGGATGCCGTCCGTGAAGCGCATATCCCTTCGCTGCTGCTGCTTGTCGGCTTTCTCCAACTGATCGAGGCGCTGTTTATTCGATATGACGGTTTTCAATCTGCAGTCCCGTTATTTTTTGAAGGAAAAAGGGGAAAAATTGTGGGAGGCTACCAAATGTATCGATTTTGGCCAGTCCCGCTGTTTTTGCTTGTGCCGGCTCAGACCCATCAATCGATGCTGCTGTCTTCCCCCATTGCAGGCGGGGATCTATGGTCAGCGGGTTGGACCCTGATCGCGCTTCCGGCGATGATCGGATTTGCCGAATATACGCTGACCCGGCTGCCGAGGGAGAAAGCCCTGAGAAGCTCGAAATTACTGCTGATTTACGGTATCGCGATGCTGTTGTCGGCTCTGCTCAGCGATTTTTGGCCTCCGGCAACGATTTTGGCATCGATCGCTGTCATTCTTTTGCATGAACTGCATGCCGGAATCAGCAGGCGCAGGGAGCATCGGTCAGCGCCGCAGTTTGTCCACGATGAACGCGGGTTGAAGGTGCTTGCCGTAATTCCGGGGGGGCCGGCGGAGAGAATGGGCATTCTGCCCGGCGAAATCATCCATAAGGTCAATGGAATCAAGGTCGGCGCCAAGGAACAGCTGCATAAGGCGCTGCAGGCGAACCCGGCTTTTTGCCGAATGGAAATCATCAACCATGAAAACCAGAGCAAGTTCGTCAGCGGGGCAATTTTTGCGGGCGACCACCATCAGTTGGGGATTGTCCTTTGTCCGGACGAGCAGGCTGGCTATTATGTCAGTTTGCGCAAGATCAGCCTGATTTCCTTGATCCGGATGGGAACGCGGGAATCCGCCGGAAAAATGTCCGGAGGAGTCTCTTCATAG
- the uvrB gene encoding excinuclease ABC subunit UvrB, producing the protein MSMLETKQIPFQLVSEYEPQGDQPKAIEQLVESINRGQVHQTLLGATGTGKTFTIAHTIARLNRPALVIAHNKTLAAQLYSEFKEFFPRNAVEYFVSYYDYYQPEAYVPSTDTYIEKDSSINDEIDKLRHSATSALFERRDVIIVASVSCIYGLGSPEEYRDLVLSLRLGMERPRNEILRKLVDIQYQRNDMNFVRGTFRVRGDVIEIFPASRGEQAVRVELFGDEIERITEIDVLTGEILGEREHIAIFPASHYVTREERMKLALKNIERELEERLEDFRSRGKLLEAQRLEQRTRYDIEMMSEMGFCSGIENYSGPLTFRERGATPYTLMDFFPKDFLIVVDESHVTLPQVRSMYKGDRSRKEMLVEHGFRLPSALDNRPLMFEEFEQKINQILYVSATPGPYELEKCPVMPEQIIRPTGLTDPIVEVRPTKGQIDDLIDEIRERIRKDERVLVTTLTKKMAEDLTDYLKEIGIKVHYLHSDIKTLERMQILRDLRLGTVHVVVGINLLREGLDLPEVSLVAILDADKEGFLRSERSLIQTIGRAARNAEGRVIMYADSITESMKKAIDETERRRTIQEAYNKEHGITPQTVRKKIRDLIEATKAAEQKEDYLPDKNWSKMPKRERQKLLERLEAEMKEAAKNLQFERAAELRDAILELKSQD; encoded by the coding sequence ATGAGTATGCTCGAAACCAAGCAGATTCCTTTCCAGCTGGTTTCCGAATATGAACCGCAGGGCGATCAACCGAAGGCGATTGAGCAGTTAGTCGAAAGCATCAACCGGGGACAGGTTCACCAGACGCTTCTCGGGGCAACCGGAACGGGCAAAACCTTCACCATTGCCCATACGATCGCCCGGCTGAATCGTCCGGCTTTGGTTATTGCGCACAACAAAACATTGGCAGCGCAGCTCTACAGTGAATTCAAAGAATTTTTTCCGCGCAATGCAGTGGAATATTTCGTGAGCTATTATGACTATTATCAACCCGAGGCTTACGTCCCTTCGACCGATACATATATCGAGAAGGATTCCAGCATCAACGATGAGATCGATAAGCTGCGCCATTCCGCGACCAGCGCGCTGTTTGAACGGCGGGATGTCATTATCGTGGCCAGCGTGTCCTGCATCTACGGTCTCGGTTCCCCCGAGGAGTACAGGGACCTGGTTCTTTCGCTTCGATTGGGAATGGAACGACCGAGGAACGAGATTCTCCGCAAGCTGGTAGATATCCAATATCAGCGGAACGACATGAATTTCGTGCGCGGCACCTTCCGCGTCAGGGGAGACGTGATTGAAATTTTTCCCGCCTCCAGGGGCGAACAGGCGGTGCGTGTGGAGTTGTTCGGGGACGAAATCGAACGGATTACGGAAATTGATGTGTTGACCGGAGAAATTCTCGGAGAGCGGGAGCATATCGCGATTTTCCCGGCCTCACACTATGTCACGAGAGAAGAACGCATGAAGCTCGCTCTGAAAAATATTGAACGGGAGTTGGAGGAGCGGCTGGAGGATTTCCGTTCGCGGGGCAAGCTGCTTGAAGCGCAGCGGTTGGAGCAGCGGACGCGATATGATATTGAAATGATGTCGGAAATGGGATTTTGTTCAGGCATTGAGAACTATTCCGGTCCGCTGACGTTCAGGGAAAGAGGGGCGACGCCCTATACCTTGATGGACTTTTTTCCGAAGGATTTCCTGATTGTGGTCGACGAATCCCATGTGACGCTTCCGCAGGTTCGGAGCATGTACAAAGGTGACCGGTCGCGGAAGGAGATGCTCGTTGAACACGGCTTCCGGCTGCCCTCCGCTTTGGACAACCGCCCGCTGATGTTTGAGGAATTTGAACAAAAGATCAATCAAATTCTGTATGTGTCGGCCACTCCGGGACCTTATGAACTGGAAAAATGCCCGGTCATGCCTGAGCAGATTATCCGGCCGACGGGGCTGACAGATCCGATCGTGGAGGTCCGGCCGACGAAAGGGCAGATCGATGACCTGATTGACGAAATCCGGGAACGCATCCGCAAGGATGAGCGCGTGCTGGTCACGACGCTGACGAAGAAGATGGCGGAGGATCTGACCGATTATTTGAAGGAGATCGGAATCAAGGTTCATTATCTGCATTCCGATATCAAGACATTGGAAAGAATGCAGATTCTGCGTGATCTGCGTTTGGGAACCGTGCATGTGGTTGTGGGAATCAACCTATTACGGGAAGGCCTCGATTTGCCGGAAGTGTCGCTTGTGGCCATATTGGACGCGGACAAGGAAGGCTTCCTCCGTTCGGAGCGTTCGCTTATCCAGACGATCGGGAGAGCAGCCCGAAACGCCGAGGGCCGCGTGATTATGTACGCGGATTCGATCACGGAATCCATGAAAAAAGCGATCGACGAAACCGAGCGCAGGAGGACCATTCAAGAGGCTTACAATAAGGAGCACGGTATCACGCCGCAAACCGTGCGCAAAAAGATCAGAGATTTGATTGAAGCGACCAAGGCGGCTGAGCAGAAAGAGGATTACCTGCCTGACAAGAACTGGAGCAAAATGCCGAAAAGAGAACGTCAGAAGCTCTTGGAAAGACTCGAAGCGGAAATGAAAGAAGCCGCGAAAAATTTGCAGTTTGAACGCGCGGCAGAGCTGCGGGACGCAATTCTCGAACTGAAATCCCAAGATTGA
- the uvrA gene encoding excinuclease ABC subunit UvrA, whose amino-acid sequence MARDNIVIKGARAHNLKNIDVTIPRDKFVVLTGLSGSGKSSLAFDTIYAEGQRRYVESLSAYARQFLGQMDKPDVDSIEGLSPAISIDQKTTSRNPRSTVGTVTEIYDYLRLLFARVGRPHCPVHGVEISSQTVEQMVDRILEYPERTRLQILAPIVSGRKGEHTKLLADIQKQGFVRVRVDGEIRELSDKIELEKNKKHSIEVVVDRIVVKDDIQTRLADSLETALKLGGGRVVVDVTEREELLFNSHLACPECGFGMEELAPRMFSFNSPYGACPECDGLGVKMIVDPELLVADPEKTIAEGAFEAWAGSTSNYYPQFLASVCAHYGIPTDIPVSRLTKEQMQLLLHGTGGEKIRFRYQNEFGSTREALVPFEGIVRNLERRYRETASDGIREHIEAYMSAKACQSCKGQRLRPESLAVTLQGKNVAHVTDLSIGDALKFFDSLTLTEREMAIAHLILKEIKARLGFLVNVGLDYLTLSRAAGTLSGGEAQRIRLATQIGSSLMGVLYILDEPSIGLHQRDNNRLIRTLEQMRDLGNTLIVVEHDEDTMLAADYIIDIGPGAGIHGGTVVAEGTPQEIMDNPRSLTGQYLSGSKFIPILPKRREPNGKWLEIQGARENNLRNINVKIPLGVFVCVTGVSGSGKSTLINEILYKALARDLNKARVRPGAHKSIQGLEHLEKVIDIDQSPIGRTPRSNPATYTGVFDDIRDVFSTVPEAKVRGYKKGRFSFNVRGGRCEACSGDGIIKIEMHFLPDVYVPCEVCKGKRYNRETLEVKYKAKNISDILDMTVEDACEFFKNIPRIHRKLQTLLDVGLGYIRLGQSATTLSGGEAQRVKLASELYRRSTGKTLYILDEPTTGLHIDDIDRLLKVLHRLTDSGETVLVIEHNLDVIKTADYVIDLGPEGGSGGGTVIAAGQPEEIVKVEQSYTGQFLKPILERDLKRSEDYAERLRQKEQSAV is encoded by the coding sequence TTGGCCAGGGACAACATAGTCATTAAGGGTGCGAGAGCCCATAATTTGAAAAATATCGACGTCACCATTCCTCGGGACAAATTTGTAGTCCTGACCGGTCTGAGCGGATCCGGCAAATCCTCGTTGGCATTCGACACCATCTATGCCGAAGGGCAGAGAAGGTATGTGGAGTCGCTGTCGGCGTATGCGCGTCAGTTTCTAGGCCAAATGGATAAGCCGGACGTGGATTCGATCGAAGGGCTGTCGCCGGCCATTTCGATCGATCAGAAGACGACAAGCCGAAATCCTCGCTCCACGGTAGGGACGGTAACGGAAATATACGATTATTTGCGCCTGCTGTTTGCCCGGGTGGGAAGGCCGCATTGCCCTGTGCACGGGGTTGAAATCAGCTCGCAAACGGTAGAGCAGATGGTGGATCGGATTCTCGAGTATCCGGAGCGGACCCGGCTGCAGATTTTGGCGCCGATCGTTTCCGGACGCAAAGGCGAGCATACGAAGCTGCTGGCGGACATTCAGAAGCAGGGGTTCGTCCGGGTGCGCGTCGACGGTGAAATCCGTGAGTTGTCGGACAAGATCGAGCTGGAAAAAAACAAAAAGCACAGCATCGAGGTCGTGGTCGACCGGATTGTTGTGAAGGACGATATCCAGACCCGCCTGGCCGATTCCCTGGAAACCGCGCTCAAATTGGGCGGCGGCCGTGTGGTCGTGGATGTGACCGAACGGGAGGAGCTGCTGTTCAACTCCCATCTGGCTTGCCCGGAATGCGGCTTCGGGATGGAAGAGCTGGCGCCCCGCATGTTCTCCTTTAACAGCCCTTATGGAGCATGTCCGGAATGCGACGGCTTAGGCGTCAAAATGATCGTTGATCCCGAGCTGCTGGTAGCCGATCCGGAAAAAACCATCGCGGAAGGCGCCTTCGAGGCGTGGGCTGGGAGCACCTCCAACTATTATCCGCAATTCCTGGCGTCGGTGTGCGCCCATTACGGAATTCCGACCGATATTCCGGTTTCCCGCTTAACCAAAGAACAGATGCAGCTCCTCCTGCACGGCACGGGCGGTGAGAAAATCCGTTTCCGTTATCAGAATGAATTCGGAAGCACGCGTGAGGCGCTGGTGCCGTTCGAGGGAATCGTCCGCAATCTGGAGCGGAGATACCGTGAAACGGCGTCGGACGGAATTCGTGAGCACATCGAAGCCTATATGAGTGCAAAGGCCTGCCAGAGCTGCAAGGGACAACGGTTGAGGCCGGAAAGTCTGGCCGTTACGCTGCAAGGGAAGAATGTGGCCCATGTGACCGATCTTTCGATCGGGGACGCGTTGAAGTTTTTCGACTCGCTGACATTGACCGAACGGGAAATGGCGATCGCTCACCTGATTTTGAAGGAAATCAAGGCCAGGCTCGGATTTTTGGTGAATGTCGGTCTTGATTACCTCACGCTGAGCCGCGCTGCCGGGACGCTATCCGGAGGGGAAGCGCAGCGGATCCGGTTGGCGACGCAGATCGGCTCAAGCTTGATGGGGGTTCTGTACATTTTGGACGAGCCGAGCATCGGGCTGCATCAGCGGGATAACAACCGCCTGATCCGTACGCTGGAGCAGATGCGCGATCTGGGCAATACGCTGATTGTGGTCGAGCATGACGAGGATACGATGCTGGCGGCCGATTATATCATCGATATCGGACCGGGAGCCGGCATTCACGGAGGCACCGTCGTTGCCGAAGGAACCCCGCAGGAAATCATGGACAATCCGCGATCATTGACCGGCCAGTATCTCAGCGGCAGCAAATTCATTCCGATCCTTCCGAAACGGCGGGAGCCGAACGGCAAATGGCTGGAGATCCAGGGCGCCAGGGAAAATAACCTGCGAAATATCAACGTCAAAATTCCGCTGGGCGTGTTCGTCTGCGTAACCGGCGTTTCCGGCTCCGGGAAAAGCACGCTGATCAACGAAATCCTGTACAAGGCGCTGGCCCGCGATCTGAACAAGGCCAGAGTTCGTCCGGGCGCGCATAAATCGATTCAAGGACTCGAGCATTTGGAGAAGGTGATCGATATCGACCAATCGCCGATCGGCCGGACGCCGAGATCGAATCCGGCAACCTATACAGGCGTGTTTGACGATATCCGCGACGTTTTCTCTACAGTTCCCGAGGCAAAGGTGCGCGGCTACAAAAAAGGGCGATTCAGCTTCAATGTCAGGGGAGGAAGATGTGAAGCCTGCAGCGGAGACGGGATCATCAAAATCGAAATGCATTTTCTGCCGGACGTTTATGTTCCCTGTGAAGTATGCAAAGGAAAACGCTACAACCGGGAAACCCTTGAAGTCAAATACAAAGCGAAGAATATTTCGGATATCCTGGATATGACCGTGGAGGATGCTTGCGAATTTTTCAAGAACATTCCCCGGATTCACCGCAAGCTGCAGACGCTGCTGGATGTCGGACTCGGTTACATAAGACTGGGTCAGTCGGCAACCACATTGTCCGGCGGGGAAGCGCAGAGAGTCAAGCTGGCATCCGAGCTGTATCGCCGCAGTACCGGAAAAACCTTGTATATTCTGGATGAACCGACCACCGGGCTGCACATCGACGACATTGACCGGCTGCTGAAGGTGCTTCATCGGCTGACCGATTCGGGAGAGACGGTCTTGGTTATCGAGCATAACTTGGATGTCATCAAAACCGCCGATTATGTCATTGATTTGGGACCGGAAGGCGGAAGCGGCGGAGGAACGGTGATTGCGGCAGGACAGCCCGAGGAGATTGTCAAAGTAGAGCAATCCTATACCGGCCAGTTTTTG